Proteins encoded by one window of Lathyrus oleraceus cultivar Zhongwan6 chromosome 1, CAAS_Psat_ZW6_1.0, whole genome shotgun sequence:
- the LOC127095235 gene encoding DEAD-box ATP-dependent RNA helicase 7 — protein sequence METTKQELVFLSSPPPHELNLPQQWQSHELAPLVPLMTSLINETLSRSQTQRIKLSQLSQIFSINKHMGKIKRKKERFLQSVTAVVVKDAQKLASSDFFLSENSVGLVEVQWLWRFGLASICFCNRVSKQLLCLGLMMNMDAAGCKTDVVLQSAIAIWIDDWLVVQLDHGKVVAGLVGNEKMKASTNVRHIILPCNSTARAQVIPDIIRCYSSGGRTIIFAEKKESASEFAGLLPGARALHGDIQQSQREITLKGFRSGKFLTLVATNVAARGLDINDVQLIIQCESPRDVEAYIHRSGRTGRAGNTGVAVMLYDPRRSNISKIERETGIKFEHVSAPQPDEIAKAIGGEAAELISDVSDSVIPSFKAAAEELLNNSGLTAVELLAKALAKAEDKVDGVQGLALTADGQGAVF from the exons ATGGAGACGACGAAACAGGAACTCGTCTTCCTCTCTTCTCCCCCACCTCACGAACTCAACCTTCCCCAACAATGGCAATCTCACGAACTTGCCCCTCTCGTCCCTCTTATGACATCACTCATCAACGAAACCCTCTCACGCTCTCAAACTCAGCGAATCAAACTCTCTCAACTCTCACAAATATTTTCAATCAACAAGCATATGGGAAAGataaagagaaagaaagagaggTTCTTACAAAGTGTCACTGCGGTGGTGGTGAAGGATGCGCAGAAGCTGGCCTCCAG TGACTTTTTTTTGTCAGAAAACTCAGTTGGTTTGGTTGAGGTTCAATGGCTTTGGAGGTTTGGCTTGGCTTCAATTTGCTTCTGCAACAGGGTTTCAAAACAG CTGTTATGCCTTGGCTTGATGATGAACATGGATGCTGCAGGATGCAAGACTGATGTGGTTTTGCAGTCAG CAATTGCAATTTGGATTGATGATTGGCTTGTTGTTCAACTGGATCATGGAAAG GTTGTTGCTGGTCTTGTTGGTAATGAGAAAATGAAGGCTAGCACCAATGTTAGGCATATTATCCTTCCTTGTAATAGTACTGCCAGGGCTCAAGTTATCCCTGATATTATTCGCTGTTATAGCAGTGGTGGCCGGACAATTATATTTGCAGAGAAAAAGGAGTCTGCTTCCGAGTTTGCTGGATTGTTGCCTGGAGCAAGAGCTCTCCATGGTGACATTCAGCAGTCACAGCGTGAGATTACATTGAAAGGTTTTAGGTCTGGTAAATTCTTGACATTGGTGGCCACCAATGTGGCAGCCAGGGGTCTTGACATCAATGATGTTCAGTTGATTATCCAGTGTGAGTCTCCCCGGGATGTAGAAGCATATATTCATCGGTCTGGACGTACAGGAAGAGCTGGCAACACTGGAGTTGCTGTGATGCTTTATGATCCAAGAAGGTCAAATATATCTAAAATCGAAAGAGAAACAGGTATTAAATTTGAACACGTATCTGCTCCTCAGCCTGATGAAATTGCCAAAGCTATTGGCGGGGAAGCGGCTGAATTGATTTCTGATGTGTCTGATAGTGTGATTCCTTCATTCAAAGCTGCTGCTGAGGAACTATTGAACAACTCTGGTTTAACAGCTGTTGAGTTACTTGCAAAAGCTCTTGCCAAGGCTGAGGATAAGGTTGACGGGGTGCAAGGTCTTGCTCTAACTGCAGATGGACAGGGTGCTGTTTTTTGA